One stretch of Pseudomonas sp. NC02 DNA includes these proteins:
- a CDS encoding SDR family oxidoreductase, with product MNLHLQDRVIIITGGGSGIGAAISLGLIAEGAIPVIFGHQPLSPAFAAELEQHGQSHFIRVELRDEDACRAAVNEVLQRFGRIDGLVNNAGVNDSVGLDAGRAAFVESLEKNLIHYYLMTHLCLDALKASRGAIVNISSKTALTGQGGTSGYTAAKGAQLSLTREWAASLLEFGIRVNAVVPAEVLTPLYQRWIDGFDNPEAKLAAIVEKIPLGKRMTTPEEIADSVLFLLSPRASHTTGQWLVVDGGYTHLDRALT from the coding sequence ATGAATCTGCATTTGCAGGACCGCGTGATCATCATCACCGGCGGCGGCTCGGGGATTGGCGCCGCCATTTCCCTGGGGTTGATTGCCGAAGGCGCAATCCCGGTAATTTTCGGCCATCAACCGTTGTCACCGGCCTTCGCGGCCGAGCTTGAGCAGCACGGTCAAAGCCACTTCATCCGTGTCGAGTTGCGCGATGAGGACGCCTGCCGCGCAGCCGTCAACGAGGTGTTGCAACGCTTCGGACGCATCGACGGCCTGGTGAACAATGCCGGGGTCAACGACAGCGTGGGCCTGGATGCGGGCCGTGCAGCGTTCGTCGAATCCCTGGAAAAGAACCTGATTCATTACTACTTGATGACCCACTTGTGCCTCGATGCCCTCAAGGCCAGCCGCGGGGCAATCGTGAATATCAGCTCCAAGACGGCCCTCACCGGCCAGGGCGGTACCAGCGGTTATACCGCCGCAAAAGGTGCGCAGCTGTCACTGACCCGGGAATGGGCCGCCTCCTTGCTGGAGTTCGGCATCCGGGTCAATGCCGTGGTGCCCGCCGAGGTGCTGACGCCGCTGTATCAACGCTGGATCGACGGCTTCGACAACCCCGAGGCCAAGCTCGCCGCCATCGTCGAAAAAATCCCCTTGGGCAAACGGATGACCACTCCCGAGGAAATTGCCGACAGCGTGCTGTTCCTGCTCTCACCCCGCGCCTCCCACACCACCGGACAGTGGCTGGTGGTGGATGGAGGCTACACCCACCTCGACCGGGCGCTGACATGA
- a CDS encoding type III secretion protein encodes MSVTLSNSTVANPSDNAAQPHTDAATSTQSRSRSGQGSIHISFNVPQNGIGPGYSNWTTTQSTMDPHGAANNSFRASYANSFLGGLIGQLQDFLHKLFNPFRPHPGYGRPDPSIPLRPLPGHCRPTPCKPDPGYGRPDPHFSRQTPDQLGNLLKNKFDAFTVPGQPFITKQSLEEMAGRRLTNDQDRNENILLARELLRRPDVIQAFDRAGRTGDLDGRISRRDLNAVLDSGNALKYKTDKQLAEQMLKDFDALKGIWSRSISIKDLKKLAASSSSDPKQQRLIELAKEVTQRSSLLTLMDSLDRYDGKIGRAGLRHLSLNLF; translated from the coding sequence ATGTCGGTAACCTTATCCAACTCAACTGTTGCCAACCCCTCTGATAACGCCGCGCAGCCGCATACTGATGCCGCCACATCGACGCAGTCACGCTCACGCTCCGGGCAGGGGTCGATCCACATCAGCTTCAACGTGCCACAGAATGGGATCGGCCCGGGATATTCGAATTGGACGACGACGCAGAGCACGATGGATCCCCATGGTGCCGCCAACAACTCATTCCGGGCGTCCTATGCAAACTCGTTCCTGGGCGGGCTGATCGGACAGCTTCAGGACTTTCTGCACAAGCTGTTCAATCCGTTCCGGCCTCACCCCGGTTATGGTCGTCCTGACCCTTCCATTCCACTCAGGCCTCTTCCCGGACACTGCCGTCCGACCCCCTGCAAGCCTGACCCGGGATACGGTCGCCCGGACCCACACTTTTCGAGGCAAACCCCCGATCAACTGGGGAACCTCCTCAAGAACAAATTTGATGCGTTCACGGTGCCGGGCCAGCCCTTCATCACAAAACAAAGCCTGGAGGAGATGGCGGGCAGACGGTTGACCAACGACCAGGACCGTAATGAGAACATTCTGTTGGCCCGGGAACTGCTGCGACGCCCAGACGTAATACAAGCCTTTGACCGAGCCGGCAGGACCGGTGATCTGGATGGTCGAATCTCCCGGCGGGACCTCAACGCCGTGCTCGACTCCGGCAACGCCTTGAAGTACAAGACCGACAAACAGCTCGCCGAACAGATGTTGAAGGACTTCGACGCCCTGAAGGGTATCTGGAGCCGCTCCATCAGTATCAAAGATTTGAAAAAATTGGCCGCATCGTCGTCGAGCGACCCAAAGCAACAGCGGCTCATCGAGTTGGCCAAGGAAGTCACTCAGCGCTCAAGCCTGTTAACGCTGATGGACTCTCTTGACCGGTATGACGGCAAGATCGGCAGAGCCGGCCTGCGCCACCTCTCTCTGAACCTGTTTTAG
- a CDS encoding L-fuconate dehydratase, whose product MTTITAIRVEDIRFPTSQSLDGSDAMNPDPDYSAAYVILQTDNPALEGHGLTFTIGRGNEICCAAIQAMQPLLVGLTLEWIAEDMGRFWRHVTSDSQLRWIGPDKGAIHLATGAIVNAAWDLWAKAEGKPLWRLVADMSPEQLVRCIDFRYITDCITSSEALALLRQRAEGKAERMADLQANGYPCYTTSAGWLGYGDEKLRRLCQEAVDAGFNHVKLKVGHDLQDDLRRVRIAREVLGPDRQLMIDANQVWEVDTAIDWVRELAFAKPWFIEEPTSPDDIEGHRKIRLGVAPVKVATGEMCQNRIIFKQLIMREAIDVVQIDACRLGGVNEVLAVMLMAAKYGLPVCPHAGGVGLCEYVQHLSMIDYLCIAGTHEGRVIEYVDHLHEHFEEPCVVRGAAYLPPKAPGFSIQMKAASREQYRHRP is encoded by the coding sequence ATGACCACCATTACCGCGATTCGCGTCGAAGATATCCGCTTTCCTACGTCCCAGTCCCTGGACGGTTCCGATGCCATGAACCCGGACCCGGACTACTCGGCCGCCTATGTGATTTTGCAGACCGACAACCCGGCCCTTGAAGGCCATGGCCTGACCTTCACCATCGGCCGTGGCAACGAGATTTGCTGCGCGGCGATCCAGGCCATGCAACCGCTGCTGGTGGGCTTGACCCTGGAATGGATCGCCGAAGACATGGGCCGTTTCTGGCGGCATGTCACCAGCGACAGCCAGTTGCGCTGGATCGGCCCGGACAAGGGCGCCATCCACCTGGCCACCGGCGCGATCGTCAACGCCGCGTGGGATTTGTGGGCCAAGGCCGAAGGCAAGCCCCTGTGGCGCCTGGTGGCCGACATGAGTCCGGAACAGCTGGTGCGCTGCATCGATTTCCGCTACATCACCGACTGCATCACCTCCAGCGAAGCCCTGGCCTTGCTGCGCCAACGCGCCGAAGGCAAGGCTGAACGCATGGCCGACCTGCAAGCCAATGGCTACCCCTGCTACACCACCTCGGCCGGCTGGCTCGGTTACGGCGACGAAAAGCTGCGCAGGCTGTGCCAGGAAGCGGTGGATGCCGGCTTCAACCACGTAAAGCTCAAGGTCGGCCACGACTTGCAGGATGACCTGCGGCGCGTACGCATCGCCCGCGAAGTATTGGGCCCGGACCGCCAATTGATGATTGACGCCAACCAGGTGTGGGAAGTCGACACCGCCATCGATTGGGTGCGCGAATTGGCGTTTGCCAAGCCGTGGTTCATCGAGGAACCCACCAGCCCCGACGATATCGAGGGCCATCGCAAGATTCGCCTGGGCGTGGCGCCGGTCAAGGTCGCCACCGGCGAGATGTGCCAGAACCGGATCATCTTCAAGCAATTGATCATGCGCGAAGCCATTGATGTGGTGCAGATTGACGCCTGCCGCCTGGGTGGGGTGAACGAGGTGCTGGCAGTGATGCTGATGGCGGCCAAATATGGCCTGCCCGTGTGCCCGCATGCCGGCGGTGTCGGGCTTTGCGAGTACGTGCAGCACCTGTCGATGATCGACTACCTGTGCATTGCCGGCACCCACGAAGGCCGGGTGATCGAGTATGTCGACCATTTGCACGAGCATTTCGAGGAACCTTGCGTGGTGCGCGGTGCGGCCTATCTGCCGCCGAAGGCGCCGGGCTTTTCGATCCAGATGAAAGCCGCGTCCCGGGAGCAATACCGCCACCGGCCGTGA
- a CDS encoding ureidoglycolate lyase encodes MKLLRYGEKGQERPALLDADGRLRDLSAHISDIAGDALLPQNLARLQELDPASLPLVPGNPRLGACVGQVGKFICIGLNYADHAAETGAPIPDEPIIFNKWTSAIVGPNDTIEIPRHSTKTDWEVELGVVIGQGGRYIEESQAMQHVAGYCVINDVSEREFQLERGGTWDKGKGCDTFGPLGPWLVSRDEIADPHQLSIWLEVDGHRYQNGNTRTMIFQIPKLISYLSQFMSLQPGDVISTGTPPGVGLGIKPVPVYLKPGQKIRLGIEGLGEQNQTTVDA; translated from the coding sequence ATGAAATTGCTGCGCTATGGTGAAAAAGGTCAGGAACGCCCGGCCCTGCTTGACGCTGATGGACGTCTGCGTGACCTGTCCGCCCACATCAGTGATATCGCCGGTGACGCCCTGCTCCCGCAAAACCTCGCTCGCCTGCAAGAACTCGACCCCGCGAGCCTGCCCCTGGTACCGGGCAATCCGCGTTTGGGCGCCTGTGTCGGCCAGGTAGGAAAATTCATCTGCATCGGCCTGAACTACGCCGATCACGCTGCCGAAACCGGCGCCCCCATCCCTGACGAACCGATCATCTTCAACAAGTGGACCAGCGCCATCGTCGGCCCCAACGACACCATCGAAATCCCCCGCCACTCCACCAAGACCGACTGGGAAGTGGAGTTGGGCGTGGTGATCGGCCAGGGTGGCCGCTACATCGAGGAAAGCCAGGCCATGCAGCACGTGGCCGGCTACTGCGTGATCAACGATGTCTCCGAGCGCGAGTTCCAGCTGGAACGCGGCGGCACCTGGGACAAGGGCAAGGGCTGCGACACCTTCGGCCCGCTCGGCCCCTGGCTGGTCAGCCGCGATGAGATCGCCGACCCGCACCAACTGTCGATCTGGCTGGAAGTCGACGGCCACCGCTACCAGAACGGCAACACCCGCACGATGATTTTCCAGATCCCCAAACTGATCAGCTACCTCAGCCAGTTCATGAGCCTGCAACCGGGGGATGTGATTTCCACCGGCACCCCGCCCGGTGTCGGCCTGGGGATCAAGCCAGTGCCGGTCTACCTCAAGCCCGGGCAAAAAATCCGCCTGGGTATCGAAGGCCTCGGCGAACAGAACCAGACCACGGTCGACGCCTGA
- a CDS encoding L-rhamnose mutarotase: MSGQRYCLALDLIDDAALIAEYQQLHRRIWPAVAEHLRSQQILEMQIWRLGTRLFMVMDTAAGFSFEGLDHAARANPDVQAWETLMWRFQAPTPWTDPGGKWQPLEQIFCLTDQP; the protein is encoded by the coding sequence ATGAGCGGCCAACGTTACTGCCTGGCGCTGGACCTGATCGACGATGCGGCATTGATCGCCGAGTACCAGCAGCTGCATCGACGCATCTGGCCTGCCGTGGCAGAGCATCTGCGCAGCCAGCAAATCCTGGAAATGCAGATCTGGCGCCTGGGCACGCGGCTGTTCATGGTCATGGACACCGCGGCCGGGTTCAGCTTCGAAGGGCTGGACCACGCTGCACGCGCCAACCCCGACGTGCAAGCCTGGGAAACCCTGATGTGGCGCTTCCAGGCCCCCACGCCGTGGACTGACCCCGGCGGCAAATGGCAGCCCCTGGAGCAGATTTTCTGCCTTACCGACCAACCCTGA
- a CDS encoding TonB-dependent receptor, producing the protein MKKLAMKNNKSSRWAPLALALAVSAALPAAYADDGIHIQAQSLGSALSQLGQQTSLQVFFSPDMVAGKQAPAVDGNLSPEQALRQLLQGSGLDYQIDAGSVTLRPLGKGTGEAGSPLELGATDIKVVGDWLGDANAQVVQNHPGARTVVRREAMVEQGAMNVGDVLRRIPGVQVQEANGTGGSDISLNVGVRGLTSRLSPRSTVLIDGVPAAFAPYGQPQLSMAPISSGNLDSIDVVRGAGSVRYGPQNVGGVINFVTRAIPEKFSGEVGTTLETAAHGGWKHIENAFIGGTADNGIGAALLYSGTKGDGYRDHNNSNDIDDVIFKTHWAPTDQDDFSLNFHYYDASADMPGGLTQKQYDANPYQSVRDWDNFNGRRKDMSFKYIRQIDDRTQAEVLTYYSDSFRGSNIANRDLKTLGSYPRTYYTFGIEPRVSHVFDLGPSTQEVSVGYRYLKEGMHEQATSLALVNNVPTPVGQSDGHVYQDRTGGTEANSFYIDNKIDIGKWTVTPGIRFEQIRTEWHDRPVVGLNGATVQEKRREIHNNEPLPALSVMYHVSDAWKLFANYETSFGSLQYFQLGQGGNGDQTANGLNPEKAKTYEIGTRYNDSVWGGEVTLFYIDFSDELQYVSNDVGWTNLGATKHEGIEASAHYDLSNLDPRLDGLTANAGFTYTRATSEGDVAFKGRDLPLYSREVATLGLRYDINHWTHNLDVYAQSGQRAPGTGTTYITQPTADGQYGDIPGYVSVNVRSGYDFGAQLSNLKLGVGVKNVFNQEHYTRSSDNNSGIYLGEPRTFFVQASVGF; encoded by the coding sequence GTGAAAAAACTCGCCATGAAAAACAATAAATCATCCCGCTGGGCACCCCTCGCCCTGGCGCTGGCCGTCAGCGCCGCACTGCCGGCGGCCTATGCTGACGATGGCATTCATATCCAGGCCCAGTCCCTGGGTTCGGCCTTGAGCCAATTGGGTCAGCAGACGTCGCTGCAAGTGTTCTTCAGCCCCGACATGGTGGCCGGCAAACAAGCCCCGGCCGTCGACGGCAACCTGTCGCCCGAACAAGCGCTGCGCCAGTTGCTGCAGGGCAGCGGCCTGGATTACCAGATCGATGCGGGCTCCGTGACCCTGCGCCCGCTGGGCAAGGGCACCGGCGAAGCCGGTTCGCCGCTGGAGTTGGGTGCCACCGACATCAAGGTGGTCGGCGACTGGCTCGGCGACGCGAATGCCCAAGTGGTGCAGAACCACCCGGGGGCGCGCACCGTGGTGCGCCGTGAAGCCATGGTGGAGCAGGGCGCGATGAACGTCGGTGACGTGCTGCGGCGCATTCCCGGGGTGCAGGTACAGGAGGCCAACGGCACCGGTGGCAGTGATATTTCCCTCAACGTCGGGGTACGCGGCCTGACCTCGCGTCTGTCGCCACGCTCCACGGTATTGATCGACGGCGTACCGGCAGCGTTTGCACCCTACGGCCAGCCGCAGTTGTCGATGGCGCCGATTTCCTCCGGCAACCTCGACAGCATCGACGTGGTGCGTGGCGCAGGCTCCGTACGTTATGGACCACAGAACGTCGGCGGCGTGATCAACTTCGTCACACGGGCCATCCCGGAAAAATTCTCCGGCGAAGTCGGCACCACCCTGGAAACCGCGGCCCACGGCGGCTGGAAACACATTGAAAACGCCTTCATCGGCGGCACCGCCGACAACGGTATCGGTGCTGCGTTGCTGTATTCCGGGACCAAGGGCGATGGTTACCGCGACCACAACAACTCCAACGACATCGACGACGTGATCTTCAAGACCCACTGGGCGCCGACCGATCAAGACGATTTCTCGCTGAATTTCCACTACTACGACGCCAGCGCCGACATGCCCGGCGGCCTGACCCAGAAGCAGTACGACGCCAACCCGTATCAATCGGTACGTGACTGGGACAACTTCAATGGCCGGCGCAAGGATATGTCCTTCAAGTACATCCGGCAGATCGACGACCGCACCCAGGCTGAAGTGCTGACCTACTATTCCGACAGTTTCCGCGGCAGCAACATCGCCAACCGCGACCTGAAGACCCTGGGTTCCTACCCGCGCACCTACTACACCTTCGGCATCGAGCCGCGTGTGTCCCATGTATTTGACCTGGGGCCGAGCACCCAGGAAGTCAGCGTCGGTTATCGCTACCTCAAGGAAGGCATGCACGAGCAGGCCACCAGCCTGGCGCTGGTCAACAACGTGCCGACGCCCGTGGGCCAGAGTGACGGCCACGTGTACCAGGACCGTACCGGTGGCACCGAGGCCAACTCGTTCTATATCGACAACAAGATTGATATCGGCAAATGGACCGTCACCCCGGGCATTCGCTTTGAGCAGATCCGCACCGAATGGCACGACCGTCCGGTGGTAGGCCTCAATGGCGCCACGGTTCAGGAGAAACGTCGCGAGATCCACAACAACGAACCGCTGCCGGCCTTGAGCGTGATGTACCACGTCTCCGATGCCTGGAAGCTGTTTGCCAACTACGAAACCTCCTTCGGCAGCCTGCAATACTTCCAGCTGGGCCAGGGCGGTAACGGCGACCAGACCGCGAACGGCCTGAACCCGGAAAAAGCCAAGACCTACGAAATCGGTACCCGCTACAACGACAGCGTCTGGGGCGGCGAAGTGACGTTGTTCTACATCGACTTCTCGGACGAGTTGCAATACGTCAGCAACGATGTGGGCTGGACCAACCTCGGCGCTACCAAGCACGAGGGCATCGAAGCGTCGGCCCATTACGACCTGTCGAACCTCGACCCGCGCCTGGACGGCCTGACCGCCAACGCCGGCTTCACCTACACCAGGGCCACCTCCGAAGGCGACGTTGCCTTCAAGGGCCGCGACTTGCCGCTGTACTCCCGTGAAGTGGCCACCCTGGGGCTGCGTTACGACATCAACCACTGGACCCACAACCTGGACGTCTATGCCCAGTCCGGCCAGCGTGCGCCGGGCACCGGTACCACCTACATCACCCAGCCGACTGCTGATGGCCAGTACGGGGATATTCCCGGCTACGTCTCGGTCAACGTGCGCAGCGGTTATGACTTCGGTGCGCAACTGTCGAACCTGAAGCTGGGCGTCGGGGTAAAAAACGTGTTCAACCAGGAACACTACACCCGCTCCAGCGACAACAACTCCGGGATCTACCTGGGTGAACCGCGCACGTTCTTCGTGCAGGCCAGCGTCGGCTTCTGA
- a CDS encoding sugar MFS transporter, with translation MLSKDTHLPGTRAVPTYRWALMLVTSLFFLWGLSYGLLDVLNKHFQEVLHVSKAQSGLLQSAYFGAYFLIALPAGLLMDRHGYKAGILLGLCLYAAGALLFMPAAAAASFPFFLFALFVIACGLGCLETAANPYATVLGEPQGAERRLNLAQSFNGLGQFFGPLIGGAMFFSAGSTPASDMSSLQTTYVVIAVLVLLVALLIARTPLPDLRAQEQALQPTAGKGLWQHREFVGGVITQFFYVAAQVGVGAFFINYVTEHWAQMGNQQAAYLLSIAMLAFMFGRFFSTWLMGRVSAQKLLLIYALINIALCGLVVIGLEGISVIALIAVFFFMSIMFPTLFAMGVKNLGPHTKRGSSFMIMAIVGGALMPYLMGKVADNSTVALAYLLPMGCFVIVAVYARSRLRHP, from the coding sequence ATGTTAAGCAAAGATACACACCTGCCAGGCACCCGTGCCGTGCCGACCTATCGCTGGGCGCTGATGCTGGTGACCAGTCTGTTTTTCCTCTGGGGCTTGTCCTACGGTTTGCTCGACGTACTGAACAAGCACTTCCAGGAAGTCCTGCACGTCAGCAAGGCCCAGTCCGGGCTGTTGCAAAGCGCCTATTTCGGCGCGTACTTCCTGATTGCCCTGCCGGCCGGGTTGTTGATGGACCGCCACGGCTACAAGGCCGGGATCCTGCTGGGCCTGTGCCTGTATGCGGCGGGCGCGCTGCTGTTCATGCCGGCGGCTGCGGCGGCGAGCTTTCCGTTTTTCCTGTTCGCGCTGTTTGTCATCGCCTGCGGCCTGGGCTGCCTGGAGACCGCTGCCAACCCCTATGCCACCGTGCTGGGCGAACCCCAGGGCGCCGAGCGGCGGTTGAACCTGGCGCAATCATTCAATGGCCTTGGCCAGTTCTTCGGCCCGCTGATTGGCGGCGCGATGTTCTTCAGCGCCGGCAGCACACCGGCCTCGGACATGAGTTCGTTGCAGACCACCTACGTGGTGATCGCGGTTCTGGTATTGCTGGTGGCGCTGCTGATCGCCCGCACGCCGCTGCCGGATTTGCGCGCGCAGGAACAGGCCCTGCAACCGACGGCCGGCAAGGGTCTGTGGCAGCACCGGGAGTTCGTCGGTGGGGTGATCACGCAGTTTTTCTATGTGGCGGCCCAGGTCGGAGTCGGCGCATTTTTCATCAACTACGTCACCGAGCATTGGGCACAGATGGGCAATCAGCAAGCCGCCTACCTGCTGTCGATCGCAATGCTGGCCTTCATGTTCGGGCGCTTTTTCAGTACCTGGCTGATGGGCCGGGTCAGCGCGCAGAAGCTGCTGCTGATTTATGCGCTGATCAATATCGCGTTGTGCGGCCTGGTGGTGATCGGCCTGGAAGGTATCTCGGTGATCGCGCTGATCGCGGTGTTCTTCTTCATGTCGATCATGTTCCCGACGCTGTTCGCCATGGGCGTGAAGAACCTCGGGCCGCACACCAAGCGCGGCAGTTCGTTCATGATCATGGCGATCGTCGGCGGCGCCCTGATGCCCTACTTGATGGGCAAGGTGGCGGACAACAGCACGGTGGCGCTGGCTTACCTGTTGCCTATGGGGTGTTTCGTGATTGTGGCGGTGTATGCCCGTAGTCGCTTGCGCCATCCGTGA
- a CDS encoding MFS transporter has product MTAISTPAPVVPGRLEQMSTRIAFFIAGFGIAAWAPLVPYAKARAQLNEGTLGLLLLCLGVGSMIAMPVAGALASRYGIRRVATGGTLLICLGLPMLATVTSIPLLMAALFVFGAGLGTVDSTVNLQAVMVERASGKTMMSGFHGLFSLGGIVGAAGVSGLLGLGWSPLQATLAVIVVIVVALLKAGPHLLPYGSESSGPAFAVPHGVVLFIGCLCCIVFLAEGAVLDWSAVFLSAERGLDEAYAGLGYAAFALTMTVGRLTGDRIVRRLGATRVIVFGGALAAGGMLLATLLPAWETALLGYALVGAGCSNIVPVLYTAVGKQTVMPEHIAVPAITTLGYTGILAGPAVIGFIAHGSSLSTAFVLIAVLLIGVAISGKILRV; this is encoded by the coding sequence ATGACCGCCATCAGCACCCCAGCGCCCGTGGTACCCGGGCGGCTGGAACAAATGTCGACCCGCATCGCGTTTTTCATCGCCGGCTTCGGCATCGCCGCCTGGGCACCACTGGTGCCTTATGCCAAGGCCCGCGCCCAACTCAATGAGGGCACCCTCGGCCTTTTGCTGTTGTGCCTGGGGGTGGGCTCGATGATCGCAATGCCGGTCGCCGGGGCCCTGGCGTCGCGCTACGGTATCCGGCGAGTGGCCACCGGCGGCACCCTCCTGATCTGCCTGGGCCTGCCGATGCTGGCCACCGTCACCTCGATTCCCTTGCTGATGGCCGCACTGTTTGTGTTTGGTGCCGGCCTGGGCACGGTGGACTCCACGGTCAACCTGCAAGCGGTGATGGTCGAACGAGCCAGCGGTAAGACCATGATGTCGGGCTTCCACGGGCTGTTCAGCCTGGGCGGGATCGTCGGGGCGGCAGGTGTCAGCGGGCTGCTGGGGTTGGGCTGGTCGCCGTTGCAGGCCACCCTCGCCGTGATCGTCGTCATCGTAGTGGCCTTGCTCAAGGCCGGGCCACACCTGCTGCCTTACGGCAGTGAAAGCTCCGGGCCGGCCTTTGCCGTGCCCCACGGCGTGGTGCTGTTTATCGGCTGCCTGTGCTGCATCGTGTTTCTTGCCGAAGGCGCCGTGCTGGACTGGAGCGCGGTGTTCCTGAGCGCCGAGCGCGGCCTTGACGAAGCCTATGCGGGCCTTGGCTACGCAGCCTTTGCCTTGACCATGACCGTCGGGCGCCTTACCGGCGACAGGATAGTTCGCCGCCTGGGCGCAACCCGGGTGATTGTATTCGGTGGCGCGCTCGCCGCCGGCGGCATGCTGTTGGCGACGCTATTACCTGCGTGGGAAACCGCCCTGCTGGGGTATGCTTTGGTCGGTGCCGGGTGTTCGAACATCGTACCGGTGCTGTACACCGCCGTCGGCAAGCAGACCGTCATGCCGGAACACATTGCGGTGCCCGCCATCACCACCCTGGGCTACACCGGCATTCTCGCCGGCCCTGCGGTGATCGGCTTCATCGCCCATGGCAGCAGCTTGAGCACTGCCTTTGTGCTGATTGCCGTACTGCTGATCGGTGTGGCGATCAGCGGGAAAATACTGCGGGTCTGA
- a CDS encoding helix-turn-helix domain-containing protein — MPSTLVSAQLANATGGPLLVATLRSSPVARTTALHQHARGQLLGAQRGLLSVQAAHQHWVVPATHAVWIAPDCSHALRSHGPFDGWSVYVEPQACAGLPRQTCVIATSALLLEAVRRAATWSQPLLEPPQSRIAQVILDEIAGLPQEPFGLPLPRDPRLLRIAQALADSPDDNRLLEHWAQWAGVSPRTLARRFVAETGFTFSQWRQRARLLRALELLAAHAPVTRVALDLGYENVSAFIAMFRRTFGTTPGRYFTDGASDYGHTPPQSRNTP; from the coding sequence ATGCCGTCAACACTCGTTTCAGCCCAGCTCGCCAATGCGACCGGCGGTCCGTTGCTGGTGGCGACGTTGCGCAGCAGTCCGGTAGCACGCACCACGGCCCTTCATCAGCATGCCCGCGGGCAATTGCTCGGAGCCCAGCGCGGGTTGTTGTCGGTGCAGGCGGCGCACCAGCATTGGGTAGTACCGGCCACCCACGCGGTGTGGATTGCCCCCGATTGTTCCCACGCCTTGCGTTCCCACGGGCCGTTTGATGGCTGGAGTGTGTATGTCGAACCCCAGGCATGTGCAGGGCTGCCCCGACAGACGTGCGTTATCGCCACGTCGGCCTTGTTGCTGGAAGCCGTCAGGCGCGCGGCAACCTGGAGCCAGCCGCTGCTCGAGCCGCCTCAGTCACGGATCGCCCAGGTGATCCTTGATGAAATCGCCGGGTTGCCCCAGGAGCCATTCGGCTTGCCGCTGCCCCGGGACCCGCGCCTGTTGCGCATCGCCCAGGCGCTGGCCGACAGTCCCGACGACAACCGCCTGCTGGAACACTGGGCGCAGTGGGCCGGTGTCTCGCCGCGTACCCTGGCCCGGCGGTTTGTTGCCGAGACCGGGTTCACCTTCAGCCAGTGGCGCCAGCGCGCACGGTTGTTGCGCGCCCTGGAGTTGCTGGCGGCGCATGCACCCGTGACCCGGGTTGCGCTGGACCTGGGTTATGAAAACGTCAGTGCCTTTATTGCAATGTTCCGGCGTACGTTCGGGACGACGCCGGGGCGGTACTTCACGGATGGCGCAAGCGACTACGGGCATACACCGCCACAATCACGAAACACCCCATAG
- a CDS encoding amidohydrolase, which yields MSSPSPLRLDAHQHFWRYRAADYPWIGTAEADLRRDFLPQDLRPLLDAADLDGCIAVQGRAGEQETDALLEMARQHPWILGVVGWVDLCDPRLEQHLEQWRDAPGLKGFRHQIQDEPTPASFMADAKFSRGLQHLQQQGYVYEVLIRCADLDAATALCQRHDRHHLVLDHLGKPDIANGPVGWAEHLAPLAALPHVSCKLSGLLTEAGPEQRNARALRPYIELALELFGAERLMFGSDWPVCLLAGEYQGTCQLLQQTLGPLSPDEQQAIWGGTAQRVYHLEGNCP from the coding sequence ATGTCGTCCCCATCACCTTTGAGGCTCGATGCGCACCAGCATTTCTGGCGCTACCGGGCCGCTGATTATCCGTGGATCGGTACGGCTGAGGCTGACCTGCGGCGGGACTTTCTCCCACAGGACTTGCGGCCGTTGCTCGACGCTGCCGACCTGGATGGCTGCATTGCCGTGCAAGGCCGCGCCGGTGAGCAGGAAACCGACGCGCTGCTGGAAATGGCGCGGCAGCACCCATGGATACTCGGCGTCGTCGGCTGGGTCGACCTGTGCGACCCACGCCTGGAACAGCACCTGGAACAGTGGCGCGACGCACCGGGACTCAAGGGCTTTCGGCATCAGATTCAGGATGAGCCTACGCCTGCCAGCTTTATGGCTGACGCGAAGTTCTCCCGTGGCCTGCAACACCTGCAGCAACAAGGCTACGTCTACGAAGTGCTGATCCGCTGCGCCGACCTCGACGCCGCGACAGCCCTGTGCCAGCGCCACGACCGGCATCATCTGGTGCTGGACCACCTGGGCAAACCGGACATCGCCAACGGCCCCGTCGGTTGGGCCGAACACCTGGCGCCACTGGCCGCCCTGCCCCACGTCAGTTGCAAGCTGTCGGGCCTGCTCACCGAAGCCGGGCCCGAGCAACGCAACGCCCGAGCCCTGCGCCCCTACATCGAACTGGCGCTGGAATTGTTCGGCGCCGAGCGCCTGATGTTCGGTTCGGACTGGCCGGTGTGCCTGCTGGCCGGGGAATACCAGGGCACCTGCCAATTGCTGCAACAAACCCTCGGCCCACTGTCGCCCGATGAACAGCAGGCCATCTGGGGCGGCACGGCCCAGCGGGTCTATCACCTTGAAGGAAACTGCCCATGA